The genomic stretch TCTCCTTCTCCTTCATACCCTTCATAAAAATCCCATATTATATTATCCATTTTTACCTCCTATGGAGCAACCCAATGTCCGCTTTCTAATAACGTTTTTTGTGCTTCTGTTGCAATATCGTTTTGAAAGGCTGTTATTGCTTGTTGCCAATCATATCTACTTGTCCATACACTATCACCCGTTAATATATGTGTTACTGCCTTTTGTCCTGTTGGAGTGCCTGGAGTAGTACGTTCTACAACCCATGTGTTGCCTTGTCCTGTTGGTGCACCAGGAGTTTTTGTATGCCAGCGAGCTTCATATTTATATGTTCCATCTGACCACTTATAACTTATCTGGTCATATCCTGTTTTAGACTGGACTTTAACCGTTGCATTACTTGGAATAGATGTCGGTGCTGTCTTTGCCAATTCACTTGTTTTTCCACTCCAATCGGCACCAGTAGTTAACTTACCCGAACCCTTAATAGCCTTTCCAGCATTCCCCGCCCCCTCACGAATACCTTTAGCCCCACCACTAGCCTTATTCGTTAGATTCCCAACACCACTACCGGCCACCACACTTTCACTGTATATTATTTCACCGGTCTTAAGATTCTTTATTGCTTGTACACCTTTAACTGTTACTACCGCAAACCCTTCCAGAAGCGTCATTGTTGCAAAATCTCCGTATATCTCTGCCCATTCTGTATCCATTCCTCCAATTATCGCCATTTGCTTCATTTGCTCGGAGTAAAGCCCAGGAAATCTATCCCATAAGTATTTTAATAGATATCTGTATGCTTGTGGTAAATTCCTTGCATATTTTAAATTAATTAAATCCTGTTCATAAGATAATAACTTTTTATCATCTTTATCTTCTGATTTTTTACTTTGTTTGTCATCTGGATTCTTATACCAATTTTTGATTGCATTTTTTAAATTTACATTATCATTTTCCTGATTATTTTTCAAGTCTGGAAATTTTCTTACCTCTTTTCCGTATCCTGACATCCATTCAGACTTACTATATTCTGTCAATGCTTCCTTATACCATTCTATAATAAAATCTTTCGTGAATCTTGAACCGGGCAAAAGATCTTTTATGCTGTCTGCAATCAATTTCATTACTAATTTGTTATCACCAATGCTAACCAATAATTTTAATATTTTGTCTACCCAATTCTCAAGACGACCGGATTCATTATGAACCAACTTATATCTGCTTTGCATTGCAATTGTATCTGCGACTTCCTGATCCCTCTGAATGGCCACTTCAATTAACTCCCTGATTTGATTTGCCAAATGGTTAAAATTTTCAGACTTTCCTTTTAACATTTTGATTTTGTCACTTACCAAATCTCTTGCATTTGTTAAATTTCCTGATGAGGCACCTGTAACATTATCTATTGCCGTTACAATATTCTGCTCCAGCTCCTCCGCATAATCATTCGTTTGTCTTTCCAGATCTTTGGAGTATTCTATGACAGACGCCAGCGCATCATAATCTATTACGAAATCTGACATAACAAACTATCACCTCATTTTCTTTTTCATACATATGTCATTACAATTCAGGTATTTATATTTCAAAACAAACTATAAATTTATTTTGGTTATACATACGACATACATACAATATGATAGATGATATTTATTTCGTTGTAATTTCGATGTATTTTAACTAGTAAGAGTTTTTTATGACAACTAATTTATAGCGATTGCTTTATGGTATACGATTGCTTTGTCGTACTAACTTGTTGTAACTGCATTGCTGTTATTGCCTTGCTGTTATTGCCTTGCTGTTGTTGCCTTGCTGTTGTTGCCTTGCTGTTGTTGCCTTGCTGTTGTTACCTTGTTATAGCTACCTTGTTGCAATTGCAGATTTATCTGATTACAATTAAAAATTATCTTCATAAAATAAGCAGTTGATTAGAATAAAAGTACTTCTCCTTTATCCTAACCAGCTGCTGCCTTTTCTCTTGTTCTGCCCCTTATTAATTCTAAAGAGGCAGGTGATTTCTATTTGTAATGCAATATAATCCTGAAACTTTCAGCCGAAAGAAACATAAACTTTATCACCTTATATTTCATTTGATCAAAACAAGCTACATTTACACCTTAACATATACGAGGGAGCCCTTCTCCATAAAGTACATCCACAATACGGCTGCCGTTATAAATAGTGTTCAGTATTACCTTTGAACCACTTCGAATATTGCCGATTAATGCAGTATTCTCACCATATTTCGAATTTCTCATAATCTGTAAAGCCTTCTCTGCATCCTCTTTTGCAACAACTGCAATAAGCTTGCCTTCGTTGGCCATATATAATGGGTCAAGTCCCAAAATATCACAGAAACCCTTAACCTTTTGGCTTATAGGAAGTGCTTTTTCCTCAAGCAATACCTGACAGGAGGATGCTGCCGCTACTTCATTTAACACGGTAGCCAGTCCACCCCTTGTTACATCCCGCATACAATGAATATCAATTTCCTCCTCCATAAGCTTCGTAACAAGCTCTTTTAGCGGCGCGCAGTCGCTTCGGATGTCATTCTCAATCTCCATTCGATGGGACATTATAGCTGCATGATGTTCACCCAGGTTACCGGAGAGAAGGATAACATCCCCTTCTTTACAGGCAGCTATACTGATTCCTTCTTTCTCTATCTCTCCGATACCTGAAGTATTAATATAAATACCACCATTTCCCTCTATCACCTTCGTATCACCTGCTACGATAAATACGCCTGCTTCCTTGGCTGCTTCTGACATAGAAAAGGCAATTCGCTCAAGATCTTCAAAAGAGGCTCCTTCTTCTATTATGAAACCTGCCGTTAAGTATTTCGGTATGGCTCCCATCATCAGCAGATCGTTTACCGTACCGCACACAGCTACTTTCCCAATGTCACCGCCTTGAAAGAACATAGGGGTTACCACAAAGGAATCTGTCGTAAAGGCTATCCTGTTCTTAACTGTCAGTACAGCACTATCTTCCAGCTTGTTTAACACTTCATTGGTAAAGTGCTTCATAAAAATTTCGTTTATCAGACTGGTGGTCTGTTTACCGCCACTGCCGTAAGACATATCTATCCGCATCTTCTGATTCCTTCCTGCACTCTGTATATTTCCTATTATCTTCTTATTCCTTGAAGGTTTTTACTTCTTTATCATATTGTCTTTCTATTTTATTACTCTTTTATCTTATTACTCATATTACTCTTATCACTTTTTTTATTACTCTTTTTCTATTATTCTTTCTTTATTACCTTTTTATCTTGTTATCCTTTTTCTAATTAACCTTTCTTATTATCCTTTTATCTTCAACTGTTCTTATACCAGATTCCACAGGCTCCTTCTGCTGATACCATACAGGGTCCTAAAGCATCCATAGGAGTACAACGTTTACCAAAGGCCGGGCACTGGGAGGGACTAATTCTGCCCAGGATGACCTCTGTACAGCGACAGCCTGACGGGAGGCTCTCTTCCGCCACAGATAAGTCACTGTGGATACCATAGTCGGCATAATCTGTTTTCAGGGCAAGACCGGAAGATGCTATATTACCGATACCTCTCCACCATGCATCAGAGGGTTCAAAGTATTTCATCACCGCATCCATGGCTTTCCTGTTTCCTTCCTCTTTTACTGCACTGGTATAAAGATTCTTAACCCGGTATTCACCCGCAGAAACTTGTGTCAGAATCTCGTAAACAGCGGCAAGAATATGCTCTCCTTCAAAACCGGCTACCACAAAAGGTTTCTGATATTTTTCCGCCAAGGGTTCGTATATCTTACTGCCTATAATGACACTTACATGCCCCGGACATAAGAATCCATCTATGCCTTCTTCTTTCTCACACAGATAGGACAATGCAGGAATCATGGTCTTTATAGCTGTTAGAAGCTTCAGATTCCTGATACCTTCTCGCTCCATTTCCTCTATAAGTATTGCATACAAAGGAGCTGTGGTCTCAAAACCCACTGCTGCAAATATATAAGTAATACCCGGATTCTCCTTCGCCAGCTTAACAGCCTGCAAAGGGGAGTAAAGGAACCTTACACGCCCTCCCATTGCTTTAGCCTGGGTCAGGGAATACTTGCTGCCTCGCACTTTCATCATATCTCCAAAGGATAAGACTTCATACTTCTCTTTGCCGGCATACTCTATTAATTCATCGATATAACCAGAGGGTGTTACGCATACCGGACAGCCCGGGCCTGATATGAGCTGGATTTCTTCCGGCAGCAAAGAGCGTATGCCCGCCTTAAAAATACTTGCTGTATGGGTTCCGCAGACCTCCATAATCTTAATCTTTCTACCTTTATACTTCTTGATTTCTTCTGTTACTTTCTCAAGTGTCAGCATTTATTACCTCATTTAATTCTGAAAAAATACTTATCATTTCTTCCGCCTGGTCTTTTTGCACCACCTCAATGGCAAAGCCTGCATGGATTAAGATATAATCCCCCACCTTTGCCTCCACCAGACTGATATTGGTCTCACATATATT from Anaerocolumna sp. AGMB13020 encodes the following:
- the hypE gene encoding hydrogenase expression/formation protein HypE; the protein is MRIDMSYGSGGKQTTSLINEIFMKHFTNEVLNKLEDSAVLTVKNRIAFTTDSFVVTPMFFQGGDIGKVAVCGTVNDLLMMGAIPKYLTAGFIIEEGASFEDLERIAFSMSEAAKEAGVFIVAGDTKVIEGNGGIYINTSGIGEIEKEGISIAACKEGDVILLSGNLGEHHAAIMSHRMEIENDIRSDCAPLKELVTKLMEEEIDIHCMRDVTRGGLATVLNEVAAASSCQVLLEEKALPISQKVKGFCDILGLDPLYMANEGKLIAVVAKEDAEKALQIMRNSKYGENTALIGNIRSGSKVILNTIYNGSRIVDVLYGEGLPRIC
- the hypD gene encoding hydrogenase formation protein HypD; its protein translation is MLTLEKVTEEIKKYKGRKIKIMEVCGTHTASIFKAGIRSLLPEEIQLISGPGCPVCVTPSGYIDELIEYAGKEKYEVLSFGDMMKVRGSKYSLTQAKAMGGRVRFLYSPLQAVKLAKENPGITYIFAAVGFETTAPLYAILIEEMEREGIRNLKLLTAIKTMIPALSYLCEKEEGIDGFLCPGHVSVIIGSKIYEPLAEKYQKPFVVAGFEGEHILAAVYEILTQVSAGEYRVKNLYTSAVKEEGNRKAMDAVMKYFEPSDAWWRGIGNIASSGLALKTDYADYGIHSDLSVAEESLPSGCRCTEVILGRISPSQCPAFGKRCTPMDALGPCMVSAEGACGIWYKNS
- a CDS encoding HypC/HybG/HupF family hydrogenase formation chaperone translates to MCVAVPGKITEIKGDTAKADILGNICETNISLVEAKVGDYILIHAGFAIEVVQKDQAEEMISIFSELNEVINADT